TAGCCTGCAGCGCCCGAACCTCGCTCGGCATGTCGTTCTTGGCATGGGTAGCCGCGAGCAGCACACCCGGCACCACAGTTCATGCGCTCCGGCCTCCAGTTGCGCCCGGACTGCCGCGTCGATGGTCGGCGAGGCGAACTCCAGGTAGCCGTGCCCCACTGGCCGCCTGCTCACGCATCAGTTCCACCAGGGCTTCGAGTTCCTGCATGTTGCTCGGATCGCGGCTGCCATGCCCGGCCGGCACCACAGCGTCGCTGGGCTGCTCGGCTGGAATGGGGCCGTCACGCGTTCCCAGCCAGGGCTCCGGATTCGGGAGAGTCCAGCTGACTGGGAAACTCGGCGGGCGCACGGATCAGCATGATCGACAGATCCGAGAACTCCGCGGTGCATTCGTCGAGTCGGCCAGACCAGCTTGCCTCGTCTTGCGTGAGCGCCTCCCAGACCTCAGCGGGGCGAGCGCCATCAATGCCGTGCTCCAGGCAGTGCGCCGCGATGTCACGCGGCATGAAATCCCAGGGCCGCGGGATGACGATGGCGTTCCGGCCGTCCTCGAGCGCGTGAATCAGGTGACGCTTGAAGGGCTGCACGTCGCCCCGCCGGTGGAAGGTCAGGAAGGCGGTTTCGTCGAAGCAGACGCGGCCCCGGCTCGCCATCATCTGAGCACTGGAGATGCCCGGCACGGTGTCGACTGTGTGTCCGCAGGCCAGCTCGACCCGCTCTAGAAACTGAAATCCGGAGAAGTGCACGTCGCCCATGAACGCCACCACACACCGCTTCCCGGTGTGGTGCAGCGCGGCAACCTCCTTGAGCCTGGCGGTCTGGTCGCGGTAGTTCATGCCGACTCGCACGGCGTCCGTTCGGATGAGGGGGCCACCAGATCCAGAACGGTGCCGAAGCCCGCGACCACGTCGGCTTCGGAAATGAGCTGCTGGCCCAGGGCGGTCAGGTACTGCCGGTGGCCGGGGCCAATTCCAGTGCAAATAATCATGGTCGGTGCTCCAGGGAAGTGAACGTGGCCTTCATGGCGTCTGACAGCAGCTGTGCCCGCCCGAGTCGGAGGGCGCTCTGCTCGGTATCGATGACACGGATGCTCACGTCTGGTGCGGAGGCCCGGAGGCGAACGGCAGCGTCGAGCGCGTCCTGCCACGGATCGCTGCCGTGCAGCGGCACGTTGGCCCGCCCGTCGGTGAACAGCGCCAACGTGCCCCCGTGAGACAGCTCCAGGTCGTTCAGGAGCTGCGCTGCCATCTGCAGTGCGTGGGCCAGCGGCGTGCGGCCTCCGGTGGGCAGGTAGTCCAGGGCGCGTCGGGCCGCTGCGTGGTCGTGGGTGGGCGGGCAGAGCAGTTCGGCCCCAGCGCCGCGGAAGGCGATCAACCCCACCGTGCCGGTTCCGTGCAGCGTGTCGATCAGGCCGAGCGACGCGCCCTTGACTGTGCGCATCCGCTCTCCCTGGGCGTGCGAGCCGCTGGCGTCGAGGAGCAAGAGCAGAACCCGCCCGCCGAGGCGCTCGCGCACCCGTCCGTGCAGGTCGGCGGGTGTGAGGGTGGCACTGCCGGTGCGCGTCAGGGCACTGTTCAGGCTGGCCCGGACGTCGAACTCACGCGGCTGCGTGTCAGGCCGAACGCGAACGACGCGTCCGCGCGCCTCGCCCGCTGGAACTGACTGCCGACCGGGCTGTCTCCCGACCGAGAGCACGAGTTGGGGCACGGATGCCACGCCTGGCGCAAAGACCCGCTCCTGGACAGGCTCAGGTGTTTCGTCCACCGGGCCGGAGGGGGCTGTGTCACGCTGCGCGTCCATGTCAGGTGCGGGCGGCGCTTCACTCCTGACTTCCGGCTCATCCTGCTCCGGAGCACGGGGCGGCGGATCCGGCAGCCGGCTTCCCGGTGGTACGCGGTGAGCCAGCACCAGCGGCAGCACAATCGCCAGGTCTTCGACCGTCACCTCGGGCCTTCCCTCCAGAGCGGCGTGCGCGCGGGCCGCCCGGACGAGGGCCAGGTCGGCTCGCAGTGAGGTGACGTTGTGACGGCAGACAGTTTCGGCGACTTCCGTCAGGATGTCCGGGGAGACACGAACTTCCGGCAGGGCCGCCCGCGCCCGGGACACCCGGTTGTTCCATGCGCCCTGCAACCCGGCCCACTCTCTCCGGAATCCCTCAGGGTCGGCATCGAACTTCAGGCGGCGAATCAGGATCTCGCGGCGTTCCGACGGCGCTGTCGGGGCGTGCACGTCGGCCACCATCGCGAAACGGTCGAGCAGTTGCGGCCTCAGCGTTCCCTCCTCCGGGTTCATGCTTCCCAGCAGCACGAAGCGGGCTGGGTGCTGCACGCTGAATCCGTCGCGCTCCAGCACATTGACGCCGCTGGCTGCAGCGTCAAGCAGGGCGTCGATCAGGTGAGCGGGCAACAGGTTCACCTCGTCGCAGTACAGCACGCCACCGTGGGCCTGGGCCAGCAGGCCGGGTTTGAGCGCACTCTCGCCTTGCAGGGCCCGTTCCAGGTCGAGGCCGCCCAGCAGGCGGTCTTCACTGGCACCGACTGGAAGATTGACGAACGGGGCCCCGTCCGGCAGCAGTTCCGCCAGGGCGCGCGCCGCCGTACTCTTGGCCGCGCCCTTGTCGCCGCGCAGCAGGACCCCCAGCGCCGGGTCGACGGCAGTGATCAGCAAAGCCAGCTGGAGGGTCGCCTGACCGACCAGGGCACTGAACGGGTAGAGCGCACTCATGACGTCACCCCGCGGTGCTGCTCGCCGCGTTCCTCCAACAGCGCCTCGCTCCCGAGCAGCACCCCGCGCAGGGCGTCCAGCGTCCCCGCGTCCGGTGCGTCCCACAGCCCGCGCTCGGCGGCTTCCAGCAGCCTGGAGGCTATGGCGTTCAGCGCCCACGGATTGCTCTGCTCCAGGAATGCCCTGGTCACGCTCTCCAGGGCGTAGGTCTGCGCCAGTCCCTCGTACACGAAGTCGGGTGCCACCTGCGCGGTGGCGTCGTAGCCAAACAGGTAATCCACGGTGGCTGCCAGTTCCAGCCCGCCTTTATAGCCGTGCCGCCGGATGCCGTCCAGCCACTTCGGGTTGACCACCCGCGAACGGTACACCCGCAGCGTCTCCTCTTTCAGATCGCGCACCGCCGCTCGCTCTGGCCGTGAGGTGTCGCCGAAGTAGGTGGCGGGCTGCACGCCGGTCAGCGAACGGATGGTGGCGATCATGCCGCCGTGAAACTGTAAGTAATCGTCGCTGTCAAAAATGTCGTGCTCGCGGTTGTCCTGGTTGTGGAGCGCCACCTGCACGCTCCTCAGCCTGCTGGCGAACACCTCCTTCGCCTCGGTGCCGCTCTCGGCGCGGGTGTAGGCGTAGCCGCCCCATTCTAGGAAGGCGCGGGCGAAATCGGCTTCGCCTTGCCAGGTTCCGGTCTCGATCAGCGGCAGGATGCCTGCACCGTAACTTCCCGGCTTGGCTCCGAACACTCGGTAGCGGGCGCGGGCGTCGTGCGCCTCGGGCGTCTCATCCTCCGCCTGTCCACTGTCCAACTCGGCCAGGTAGTGCTTGCGCGGAAAGTTCTGCGCTGGATCTTCGTCCAGGCCGGTCACCAGCGTCACCGCGTCGTCAAGCAGGTCAATCAGGTGCGGGAAGGCGTCACGGAAGAAGCCGGAGATCCGCAGGGTCACGTCGATCCGGGGGCGACCGAGTTCGGCCAGCGGCATGGCCTCCACCCCTTCGAGCCTCCGCGACGTGGCGTTCCAGCGTGGGCGCGCGCCCATCAGGGCGAGGGCCTGCGCCACGTCGTCACCGTGCGTGCGCATCTGCGAGGTGCCCCAGGCGGACAGGCCCACCATCTCCGGGTAGCTGCCATGTTCCGCTCTGTAACGCTCCGCCGTCTCGCGCGCCAGGGCTTGCCCGACCGTCCAGGCCGCCTGCGAGGGCAGCGCGCGCGGATCGACCGCGTAGAAGTTCCGCCCGGTCGGCAGGATGTGCGCCATTCCGCGCGTCGGCGCGCCCGACGGCCCCGCTGGAACGTACCGGCCTTCCAGCGCGTCCAGGGTATGCTGCACTTCATCGTCCACCTGCTCCAGATTTGGAACCAACTCGCTGCAAACGAAGCGCAGCACGGCGTGCAGGTCTGACGTGCCGAGGCCCAGCACCTTCCGGAGCGCGGGTTCAATCCCCGCTTCCTGAAACCCCCCGTCCTCCAGCACGGTCAGCAGTTCCAGGCTCAGGCTGTCGAGCCGCTCCAGCAGATCGGCGTGCGAATAACACGGCGTTCCCAGGATGCTCAGCTGTCCGGGCAGTCGCTCACCGGGCCGAGCAAGCAGCGCCGCCAGATCCAGGCCGAAGGCACCCGCGAGACTACCCTGCATGCCCGGCACGCCGGCGTTCGGCAGGCGCGTCAGGGCGCGCAGCATCTCGGGCAGCGGCGGCATGGTCCCCATGACGTGCAGGCCATCCCGGATCTGCGCCAGACCCAATTCGCACAGGTAGCCGTCGAGGTCCTCCAGCAGGTGCGCCACGCCACTGCCGTCCATCTCCGCCAGCGACACGGGCACGCCCTCTTCGGTCAGTTCATCGTCCCAGTCATGCGTGTGGTCACCGTGGTCCCGGCTCAGCATGGTCTTCAGGTCCAGGTCGGTCTGGAGGTTCGTGTCCCGCACCAGCTTCCAGATCTGGCCTTGCAGGAGCGGCAGCTTGCTCGGATCGAGCTTCTCCACCGCGTAATACTCGTTGACCAGCGCGTTCAGTTCCGCCAACGGCCCGTACGTCTCGGCGCTGGTCATCGGCGGGGTCAGGTGATCGACCACCACTGCGTGCGCCCGGCGTTTGGCCTGTGACCCTTCACCGGGATCGTTGATGATGAACGGGTACACCAGCGGCGTGTTGCCCAGCAGCAGGTCGGGGAAGCACTCGCCCGACAACCCCACACCTTTACCGGGAAGCCATTCCAGCGTGCCGTGCTTGCCGACATGCACGATGGCGTTCGCGCCCCAACCCCCTTCCTCCGCCGGTGAGGTCAGCCAACGGTAGAACGCGGCGTAGTGATGGGTGGGCGGCAGGTCGGGCTGGTGATAAATGGCGTCCGGATCCATGCCGTAGCCGCGCGGCGGTTGCAGGGCCACCAGCGCATTGCCCAGTTCCAGCGCTGCAAAATGGTAGTGGCCAGCGTCTCCCCACGGTTCGGCCATGCCGGAAGGCGGCAGGCCACCTGACAGGTTCTTGCCGAGCGTCGAGGTTCCCGCCCGCACCGCTGGGCCCACCGCTTTCGGCTCCCCCCACTGGGCGGTCATCCGGCGGTGTGGGGTCGCTGGCAGATCGCCATACCAGTTCAGGTACTCGCTGCGGCGGTACCGGTGAGCGCGGGCCGGATCGAGCGGGTGGGCGTCGTCGTAACTGCCGCGCGACAGCAGGTCGTGGATCAGCGTGTCACTCTGGGCGGGCAGTTCCGGCAGCGCGTAGCCGCGTCCCCGCATGGCCCGCAGCAGGTTCAGCAGACTGGCGGGCGCGTCCAGACCCACGGCATTGCCCACCGAGGCGGCCTTTGCACCAGAGTTGGTCAGCACGAACGCGATGCGTTTGTCGCGGTTGGCTGTGTGCCGCAGGGCAGCCTGCCGCGCGGCAATGCCTGCCACGCGGGCCACGCGTTCCAGGTCGGGGACGTAGACCGTGCCGCCGCCGACGTTCTCCTTGAACGAGACGGGCACCCCGATGATCCGCCCGTCGAATTCCGGAATCGCCACGTTCATGGCCGTGTCGAGTGGACTCAGCCCCCGGCTGGACAGCGCCCACGCGCCCCGAGCCATACCGCTGGCGACGGCCTGCACCACCGGCACACCCAGCGCACAGAGCGCCGAGACGTTCTGCCCCGGCTGCGTCACGTCGCCGCTGTTCACCTCGCCCAGTGCGAAGGAGAGTGTACTGATCACGGCGTCCACCTGGCCCTGCATCAGCGCCAGGGCGGCCGGGACGCCGTTTTCGAGCGCCTTGAGGCTGGAGGTGTACACGGCCAGTCCGTTGACGGCTGCGTCACTCAGCGCTTCCAGCAGAGCATCCACGAAGCCGGTGTTGCCGCTCAGCAGATGCGCGCGGTAAAACAGCAGGCCCACGGTCGGCCTGGCTGGATCGGCCTGCTGCTGCCAGTCTTCCCGGGTGGCGTTCTCCAGCTCCGGCAGGTACACCCCGTGTTCGGCGGTCGGCCGCACCGCCTCGCTCCCGAATCCAGTCAGCAGCAGCCGATCTGAGAGCGCTCGCAGCGCCTGACCGAGCGGCTCGACCCCGCCCTGTACGAAGGCGGTGGTCAGGGTCTCCAGCAGGTCGAGCGGCACACTTCCTGCCCGCGCAAACTCAGGGTCGAGGTCGCCGACACCACTGATGACCGCGACATGCTGCCCACGTGTTCGCGCCTGCGCCTGCAACGCTGCGAAGCCGGGAACGCCGCTGAGATTGCCATGAACGCGCAGCAGCAGCACGGCCGCGCTGCCCAGTGCTCCGGCCAGCAGGGTGTCCATCGCCTCCTCGCTCCTCACCCGCTGAAGCGGATGGGTGTGCAGGTGCGCAAAGCCCTCCGGCAAGGTGCCGCGAACGCGTTCGAGCGTCAGCAGGTCGGTATCGGCATGGGACAGGACCGCGATGCCAGCCAGCGGACCGGTCGGCGCGGCTGGCAGCTCAGCTTGCTCAGGCGGCGTGCGGAAGTCCCAGTCGTAGAAGTTGAAGACGTACTCGGCCAGCTCCGGCGGTGGCGTCAGGAAGCGGTCCGCCTGGATCATGCGTTCGATGTAGTCGTAGATCAGTTCCACCTGCCAGGGCGTGTTCACGTTGTGAAACCAGACGCTGCGGCCATCGAACATCAGCGAGGCCACGTTGGCGAGCGTGCAGGGACCCAGACAGCCGGACCGCGTCAGGTGAACGGTGTTCCGCAGCTTCCGCGAAATCCAGCCGTTTTTGTAGGCGTCCACCGGCAACGGCGCGTAGCCGCGGTCGACGTGACCGCAGCAGCAGCCTGAAGAGCAGTACGACAGGTGGCCGCGCCGCTGAACGATATTGACGGTCTTTCCGTCCGCACGCGTCACCTTCTGACGCTGCACGGTGCGCGGTATGGTTGCATCAGCCACCTGAGACCGCCAGGTGCAGGACCGATCTGAACGACAAGACGAAAACACGGCTAAGAACCTTCAAGGCGCTTCCCCCTTTGACGAGAGGTGCCACACGAACCACAGCAGTTCAGGGCGTTCCTGGCAGGCATTCGGGCTTAAAGGAGCGGCCTGTCAGCCGACGCTTCACACCGTTGCGGAACAGCGCCGGAATCCCACCGGACTTCCCCACTTTAAATCCGGCCTATGGTGCGGTCCCTGAACAACATTCGTCAGGACGCGGCGGCTCGGACACCAGGACGTCGAGCATAGCGCACGCGGAAAGCGAGCAGGCCAGACCGGAATGCTGAGCTGCACGGCAGGACTTCCACAGCGCCGGGGCTCTGTACAATCAGTCCGGTCAGGCGCGCCTGATCCCAGCCGAG
The Deinococcus ruber DNA segment above includes these coding regions:
- a CDS encoding SAM-dependent methyltransferase, with amino-acid sequence MNYRDQTARLKEVAALHHTGKRCVVAFMGDVHFSGFQFLERVELACGHTVDTVPGISSAQMMASRGRVCFDETAFLTFHRRGDVQPFKRHLIHALEDGRNAIVIPRPWDFMPRDIAAHCLEHGIDGARPAEVWEALTQDEASWSGRLDECTAEFSDLSIMLIRAPAEFPSQLDSPESGALAGNA
- a CDS encoding VWA domain-containing protein, producing MSALYPFSALVGQATLQLALLITAVDPALGVLLRGDKGAAKSTAARALAELLPDGAPFVNLPVGASEDRLLGGLDLERALQGESALKPGLLAQAHGGVLYCDEVNLLPAHLIDALLDAAASGVNVLERDGFSVQHPARFVLLGSMNPEEGTLRPQLLDRFAMVADVHAPTAPSERREILIRRLKFDADPEGFRREWAGLQGAWNNRVSRARAALPEVRVSPDILTEVAETVCRHNVTSLRADLALVRAARAHAALEGRPEVTVEDLAIVLPLVLAHRVPPGSRLPDPPPRAPEQDEPEVRSEAPPAPDMDAQRDTAPSGPVDETPEPVQERVFAPGVASVPQLVLSVGRQPGRQSVPAGEARGRVVRVRPDTQPREFDVRASLNSALTRTGSATLTPADLHGRVRERLGGRVLLLLLDASGSHAQGERMRTVKGASLGLIDTLHGTGTVGLIAFRGAGAELLCPPTHDHAAARRALDYLPTGGRTPLAHALQMAAQLLNDLELSHGGTLALFTDGRANVPLHGSDPWQDALDAAVRLRASAPDVSIRVIDTEQSALRLGRAQLLSDAMKATFTSLEHRP
- a CDS encoding cobaltochelatase subunit CobN, with product MADATIPRTVQRQKVTRADGKTVNIVQRRGHLSYCSSGCCCGHVDRGYAPLPVDAYKNGWISRKLRNTVHLTRSGCLGPCTLANVASLMFDGRSVWFHNVNTPWQVELIYDYIERMIQADRFLTPPPELAEYVFNFYDWDFRTPPEQAELPAAPTGPLAGIAVLSHADTDLLTLERVRGTLPEGFAHLHTHPLQRVRSEEAMDTLLAGALGSAAVLLLRVHGNLSGVPGFAALQAQARTRGQHVAVISGVGDLDPEFARAGSVPLDLLETLTTAFVQGGVEPLGQALRALSDRLLLTGFGSEAVRPTAEHGVYLPELENATREDWQQQADPARPTVGLLFYRAHLLSGNTGFVDALLEALSDAAVNGLAVYTSSLKALENGVPAALALMQGQVDAVISTLSFALGEVNSGDVTQPGQNVSALCALGVPVVQAVASGMARGAWALSSRGLSPLDTAMNVAIPEFDGRIIGVPVSFKENVGGGTVYVPDLERVARVAGIAARQAALRHTANRDKRIAFVLTNSGAKAASVGNAVGLDAPASLLNLLRAMRGRGYALPELPAQSDTLIHDLLSRGSYDDAHPLDPARAHRYRRSEYLNWYGDLPATPHRRMTAQWGEPKAVGPAVRAGTSTLGKNLSGGLPPSGMAEPWGDAGHYHFAALELGNALVALQPPRGYGMDPDAIYHQPDLPPTHHYAAFYRWLTSPAEEGGWGANAIVHVGKHGTLEWLPGKGVGLSGECFPDLLLGNTPLVYPFIINDPGEGSQAKRRAHAVVVDHLTPPMTSAETYGPLAELNALVNEYYAVEKLDPSKLPLLQGQIWKLVRDTNLQTDLDLKTMLSRDHGDHTHDWDDELTEEGVPVSLAEMDGSGVAHLLEDLDGYLCELGLAQIRDGLHVMGTMPPLPEMLRALTRLPNAGVPGMQGSLAGAFGLDLAALLARPGERLPGQLSILGTPCYSHADLLERLDSLSLELLTVLEDGGFQEAGIEPALRKVLGLGTSDLHAVLRFVCSELVPNLEQVDDEVQHTLDALEGRYVPAGPSGAPTRGMAHILPTGRNFYAVDPRALPSQAAWTVGQALARETAERYRAEHGSYPEMVGLSAWGTSQMRTHGDDVAQALALMGARPRWNATSRRLEGVEAMPLAELGRPRIDVTLRISGFFRDAFPHLIDLLDDAVTLVTGLDEDPAQNFPRKHYLAELDSGQAEDETPEAHDARARYRVFGAKPGSYGAGILPLIETGTWQGEADFARAFLEWGGYAYTRAESGTEAKEVFASRLRSVQVALHNQDNREHDIFDSDDYLQFHGGMIATIRSLTGVQPATYFGDTSRPERAAVRDLKEETLRVYRSRVVNPKWLDGIRRHGYKGGLELAATVDYLFGYDATAQVAPDFVYEGLAQTYALESVTRAFLEQSNPWALNAIASRLLEAAERGLWDAPDAGTLDALRGVLLGSEALLEERGEQHRGVTS